The genomic stretch GATGCAGAAGCCTGGGATATTGCACATCCGCTGCCTACAAACGAGGCATCCTCTATGATACCGTCTTTGATGTTTAATTCCAGCTCAATCTCATCTCCACAGCTTGGGTTAATACCGCGTTTCGTCCTGTCTGGATGTTCAAGATGATGTTTGTTATGATTGGAATTCGCATGTTCTCTTAAGATTTCCGAATATACATTTTCAATTCCCAAGACCAAGCCACCCCCTCACTTTCATTAAGCTCGTTATAAACCTATCAATATCTTCTTTGGTATTATAAAAATAGAAAGACACCCTGCAGGTAGCCGCCGCTCCTAAATACCTCATGAAAGGCTGAGCACAGTGATGACCCGCACGAATACAGACACCATCTGCATTTAATAAGGAGGAGACATCGTGAGGATGCACCTCTTGTATGTTAAAAGATATTACACCGTTTCTGTCATCCGCAGTATGTTTTTCACCATAGATAGTAACATAAGGTAATTCCCTCAGTCTGTCAAGAGCATAAGTGGTAAGCTCTTCTTCAATTTCTCTAATTCTGTCATATCCTGTCTCTTTGAGGTACCCGATTGCCGCTTTCAGACCTATTGCGCCTCCCACATTTGGCGTTCCCGCTTCGAATTTTTGAGGCAAAGGTGCAAAAGTTGACTCCTGTTCTGATACGAAATCAATCATTTCCCCTCCGGTAAGAAAAGGAGGCATTTCTTCCAGAAGAGCTTTCTTTCCATAAAGAACGCCAATTCCCATAGGACCCAGCATTTTATGTCCGGAAAAGACTGCAAAATCTGCATTAAGATCAATTACATCCAAGGGATAATGAGGAATACTCTGTGCACAGTCAATAACGGTTACAGCTCCTACACTATGGGCTTTCTCTGTTATTTTCTTAACAGGATAAACGGCACCGGTCACATTCGACACATAGGCAAAAGCCACAATTTTCGTTTTAGCTGTAATCTTTTCTTCTATCTCCTCTTCTTTAAGACGTCCTTGCTCATCTGTATAGAGATACTTTAAAACTGCATTTTTCTCTTTGGCAAGCTGCTGCCAGGGTATTAGGTTGCTGTGATGCTCGGAAATGGGGATGAGAATTTCATCCCCTTCTTTAATATTGTTTTTGCCATAACTATAGGCTATAAGATTCAGGCTTTCCGTTGCATTTCGGGTAAATATGATTTCCGCAGCATCTTTTGCTTTAATAAAATCTGCAACGGCGTTTCTTGCCTCTTCATATTCAAAAGTTGCTTTTTCACTGATATCATACAACCCTCTATAAGGATTGGCATTGTATTCTTTATAATACTCTTCCACTGCTTTTATGACAGACTCCGGCTTCTGGGTAGTAGCCGCATTATCAAGATAAACCAAAGGTTTTTCACCCTTCCCTTTTAACAGGGGAAAGTCATTGATATACACATTACTGCAGGCTGCTGACATGGCTCATCCTCTCCTTCACATAATTGCTGACTTTTTCCTTTAATTCTTCTGTGGGGATGTTTTTTATAGCCGGATGAAACCAGGCTTCCAGCATTAGTTTTTTCGCTTCGGTTTCACTTAGTCCTCTGGACATCATATAAAAAAGCTTATCCTCATCTATCTTTCCGCTGTTTGCTGCATGTTTACCCGATACATTTTCCTCTCCGCATAAAATTAAAGGTACGGATACATTTTTTATGGTTTTATCAAAGAGCAGAGTATATTCGCCTTCTGCACCTTCTGCTCCGGCTGCCCCTCTTTTAAAGTCTATTGTACCTCTGAATATTTTTTTGCTGCTGTCCAATAAGGCTCCGTTAATATTCATCTCACTCTTTGAATTCCGGCCGTAATGATTGACCACATAATTAAAATCCAGGGAACGGTTCTTATCACCAAAATAAATGGTATCTACCTGGAACTCGCTGTCATCACCCTTTAAATCGGCCTGAATACCGCTGGCCAGATAACCAGCACCTAATTCACACTGGGTAATTCTTACCTTTCCGCCTTCTTTGCATTCCGCTCCAATATTGCTTAGATGTACCCCGGAATCCGGCAGCAGCTGTATCTGAATAAGGTTTATCAAGGCATTTTTACCGGCTATCAGATACAATAACCCGCCATGAAATAACGGTTCTGCTTCTTTTCCTTCATAAGTAAGAACCAGGGTTATTTCACTTCCTTCTTCTGCCACAACGAACATCTCTTCTGCCAATGCCGCGCGCTCCTTATCCAGCAGATTATTTATATACACAGGCTCTGATAACCGTTTACCCTTTGGGCAGGTTAAGGTTAGCTTTCTATTCTGGTTATTTCTTATAAATTCCTCTGCACTTTCACCCATTCCGGTCTGGGGAATTTTCTGAATTGAATAAGTATTATCTTTTGTTACTACAAGCTGGTCGAGGCTCTCACCTGTAAAATCAGAGAACTTTACGGGTTTAATATCCGGAATTTCCTGCCTGATATTTAATTCATTAACGCCCAGCCAACGAAAAGTCTTCATTGGCAGTTTATTGGTATTTTTTAATTCCAGTATCATCGTTTTCCCCATTTCTACGCTGCTGTTTCGTTCCTGTTGTTTCTGTGTCCAGCGCAGACACAAACATTAGCTATCCTATACTGCCTTCCATTTCAAGGCGTATCAGCTGATTCATTTCCAACGCATATTCCAAAGGAAGCTCTTTTGCTATAGGTTCAGCAAAGCCGCTTACAATCATGGCTCTGGCATCCGCTTCACTTAATCCCCTGCTCATAAGATAAAAAATCGTATCATCACTGATCCTGCCTATCTTGGCTTCATGTCCGATATCCACATTATCATTTCGAATATCCATAACCGGGATGGTATCAGAACGTGACTTAGAATCCAACATTAAGGATTCACAGGATACTGCACACTTGGCACCATCTGCTTCTGTTCCCATTACAACAGCACTTCTAAAAGTACTTGTGCCGCCATCCTTGGATATTGATTTTGAACTCATATGGGAAGAAGTGTTAGGTGCTGCATGCACTACCTTAACCCCTGTATCCAGGCTCTGACCATTACCCGCAAAGGTTATACCAGTATACTCCATCTTTGCATTTTCACCCTTTAAGATACTCATGGGGTACAAATAGGATACTCTGGAGCCAAAGGAGCCGGATACCCATTCCATGGTTGCGTCTTTCGCCACCGAAGCACGCTTTGTATTGAGATTAAACATATTCTTAGACCAGTTTTCAATGGTTGAATAACGAAGCCTTGCGCCTTCTCTGACAAACAATTCCACACAGCCCGCATGGAGATTGGCTACATTATATTTAGGTGCTGAACAACCTTCAATAAAATGCAGATTTGCTCCTTTATCCACTATTAT from Anaerocolumna sp. AGMB13020 encodes the following:
- a CDS encoding cysteine desulfurase, whose protein sequence is MSAACSNVYINDFPLLKGKGEKPLVYLDNAATTQKPESVIKAVEEYYKEYNANPYRGLYDISEKATFEYEEARNAVADFIKAKDAAEIIFTRNATESLNLIAYSYGKNNIKEGDEILIPISEHHSNLIPWQQLAKEKNAVLKYLYTDEQGRLKEEEIEEKITAKTKIVAFAYVSNVTGAVYPVKKITEKAHSVGAVTVIDCAQSIPHYPLDVIDLNADFAVFSGHKMLGPMGIGVLYGKKALLEEMPPFLTGGEMIDFVSEQESTFAPLPQKFEAGTPNVGGAIGLKAAIGYLKETGYDRIREIEEELTTYALDRLRELPYVTIYGEKHTADDRNGVISFNIQEVHPHDVSSLLNADGVCIRAGHHCAQPFMRYLGAAATCRVSFYFYNTKEDIDRFITSLMKVRGWLGLGN
- a CDS encoding SufD family Fe-S cluster assembly protein, producing the protein MGKTMILELKNTNKLPMKTFRWLGVNELNIRQEIPDIKPVKFSDFTGESLDQLVVTKDNTYSIQKIPQTGMGESAEEFIRNNQNRKLTLTCPKGKRLSEPVYINNLLDKERAALAEEMFVVAEEGSEITLVLTYEGKEAEPLFHGGLLYLIAGKNALINLIQIQLLPDSGVHLSNIGAECKEGGKVRITQCELGAGYLASGIQADLKGDDSEFQVDTIYFGDKNRSLDFNYVVNHYGRNSKSEMNINGALLDSSKKIFRGTIDFKRGAAGAEGAEGEYTLLFDKTIKNVSVPLILCGEENVSGKHAANSGKIDEDKLFYMMSRGLSETEAKKLMLEAWFHPAIKNIPTEELKEKVSNYVKERMSHVSSLQ
- the sufB gene encoding Fe-S cluster assembly protein SufB; the encoded protein is MKNKTYVEDVNRSIYDIKDKVNASYKASRGLTSGIVNSISLEKNDPAWMREFRQKSLKIYNELDIPVWGPSIEGLHMEDIVTYVRPNTQMQLKWEEVPEDIKNTFERLGIPQAERTSLAGVGAQYDSEVVYHNVREEVKSLGVIYTDMESALREHEELVKEHFMKLVTPRDHKFAALHGAVWSGGSFVYVPPGVSVEIPLQSYFRLNAPGAGQFEHTLIIVDKGANLHFIEGCSAPKYNVANLHAGCVELFVREGARLRYSTIENWSKNMFNLNTKRASVAKDATMEWVSGSFGSRVSYLYPMSILKGENAKMEYTGITFAGNGQSLDTGVKVVHAAPNTSSHMSSKSISKDGGTSTFRSAVVMGTEADGAKCAVSCESLMLDSKSRSDTIPVMDIRNDNVDIGHEAKIGRISDDTIFYLMSRGLSEADARAMIVSGFAEPIAKELPLEYALEMNQLIRLEMEGSIG